In Candidatus Rokuibacteriota bacterium, a single genomic region encodes these proteins:
- a CDS encoding alkylhydroperoxidase: AVKVTGRCGEIEGKDFERLREHGFTDSDIWDIGAVAAFFNMSNRMASLAGMRPNREFYAMGRGQ; this comes from the coding sequence GCGGTCAAGGTGACGGGGCGCTGCGGAGAGATCGAGGGGAAGGACTTCGAGCGCCTGCGCGAGCACGGTTTCACGGACTCGGACATCTGGGACATCGGCGCCGTCGCGGCCTTCTTCAACATGTCCAACCGCATGGCCAGCCTGGCCGGCATGCGCCCGAACCGCGAGTTCTACGCCATGGGCCGCGGCCAGTAA
- a CDS encoding hydrolase translates to MIKPYTAVGLIPTVRGIRKRKDIRINLEHLAHLVKAASWLSSLDLPVRLIAFPEGALQGFNDEVLDLDHATFAREGAIDIPGEETEALGAIAKEYGAFVMAQAKARHPDLKDRFFNVGFIINPRGKVILQHYKVSPLFPVEHSVCPHDVYDWWVEKYGRTLQAFWPVVDTEIGRLGIMMANEGSYPENARALALNGAEVVYRASYPHPATGNEIFEIQSRARALDNNMYVVAPNMGTYYLFPEETTPIDTFGGRSFVINYKGQIVGRQDYGAGSTYVGGVVDIEALRDHRARAQWDNWMKDLRTELYQLLYEKPIYPKNLYLKRAPMKHKEYREKVIKRQIRLMHDRGIWARPAR, encoded by the coding sequence ATGATCAAGCCGTACACCGCCGTCGGCCTCATCCCCACCGTGCGCGGGATCCGCAAGCGGAAGGACATCAGGATCAACCTGGAGCACCTCGCGCACCTGGTGAAGGCGGCCTCCTGGCTGTCGAGCCTCGACCTGCCCGTGCGGCTCATCGCCTTCCCGGAGGGGGCGCTCCAGGGCTTCAACGACGAGGTGCTCGATCTCGACCACGCGACCTTCGCGCGGGAGGGGGCCATCGACATCCCCGGCGAGGAGACGGAGGCCCTCGGCGCGATCGCGAAGGAGTACGGGGCCTTCGTCATGGCCCAGGCCAAGGCGCGCCACCCGGACCTCAAGGACCGCTTCTTCAACGTGGGCTTCATCATCAACCCGCGCGGGAAGGTGATCCTGCAGCACTACAAGGTCTCGCCGCTCTTCCCGGTGGAGCACTCCGTCTGCCCCCACGACGTCTACGACTGGTGGGTCGAGAAGTACGGGCGAACCCTGCAGGCCTTCTGGCCGGTGGTGGACACCGAGATCGGGCGGCTCGGCATCATGATGGCCAACGAGGGGTCCTACCCCGAGAACGCCCGGGCGCTGGCGCTCAACGGCGCCGAGGTGGTCTACCGCGCTTCTTACCCGCACCCGGCCACGGGCAACGAGATCTTCGAGATCCAGAGCCGGGCACGGGCGCTGGACAACAACATGTACGTCGTGGCGCCCAACATGGGCACCTACTACCTCTTCCCGGAGGAGACGACGCCCATCGACACCTTCGGCGGGCGCTCCTTCGTCATCAACTACAAGGGCCAGATCGTCGGCCGGCAGGACTACGGCGCGGGCTCCACCTACGTGGGCGGCGTGGTGGACATCGAGGCGCTCCGCGACCACCGTGCGCGCGCGCAGTGGGACAACTGGATGAAGGACCTGCGAACGGAGCTCTACCAGCTCCTCTACGAGAAGCCGATCTACCCGAAGAACCTCTACCTCAAACGCGCGCCCATGAAGCACAAGGAGTACCGCGAGAAGGTCATCAAGCGGCAGATCCGCCTGATGCACGACCGCGGCATCTGGGCCAGGCCGGCGCGGTAG
- a CDS encoding ABC transporter ATP-binding protein, with protein MAVKLSASGIGKDYLIPVIQDVSFSVEAGEFVCLLGPNGCGKTTLLRILGGIEPATRGTVCLDGQPVVADQRHERKVGIVFQEDRLLPWLTLRDNVALVLKPLGLPREERHLRAMQHLRVAGLRGFEEYYPGRVSGGMRQRAAIARALAIEPDVLLMDEPFGALDAQNRRIMQEEVRRIWAETARTIVFVTHSIEEAAAVGTTLIMLSARPSRIRELIRNDRTADRAKLVDDLNTMIMEEVHKQQGDTR; from the coding sequence ATGGCGGTGAAGCTCAGCGCGAGCGGGATCGGGAAGGACTACCTGATCCCGGTCATCCAGGACGTGTCCTTCAGCGTGGAGGCGGGGGAGTTCGTGTGCCTCCTCGGGCCGAACGGCTGCGGCAAGACGACGCTGCTACGCATCCTGGGCGGGATCGAGCCGGCCACGCGCGGCACCGTGTGTCTCGACGGCCAGCCGGTCGTGGCCGACCAGCGCCACGAGCGCAAGGTCGGCATCGTCTTCCAGGAGGACCGGCTCCTGCCCTGGCTCACGCTCCGGGACAACGTGGCCCTCGTGCTGAAGCCGCTGGGCCTGCCCCGGGAGGAGCGCCACCTCCGGGCGATGCAGCATCTCCGCGTCGCGGGGCTCCGGGGGTTCGAGGAGTACTACCCCGGGCGGGTGAGCGGGGGCATGCGGCAGCGGGCCGCCATTGCCCGCGCGCTGGCCATCGAGCCCGACGTGCTCCTGATGGACGAGCCCTTCGGGGCCCTGGACGCCCAGAACCGGCGGATCATGCAGGAGGAAGTCCGGCGCATCTGGGCCGAGACGGCGCGCACCATCGTCTTCGTCACCCACTCCATCGAGGAGGCGGCGGCCGTCGGCACCACGCTCATCATGCTCTCGGCGCGGCCCTCCCGGATCCGGGAGCTGATCCGCAACGACCGCACCGCCGATCGCGCGAAGCTCGTGGACGACCTCAACACCATGATCATGGAAGAGGTGCACAAACAGCAAGGAGACACCCGATGA
- a CDS encoding ABC transporter permease — protein MSGREWAGRLHLPTVGVAAAVLVVWSLLSWRYGAYVLPAPRAVVSGFVEILRSGEIWTHTAASLSRILVGFGGAVLVAVCLALAAFVSRLARGVVHDLLAVLNSTSVFVWIVISLIWFGLSHWAPIFTTFMITLPVVASNLVEGVASVDRRLLEMGDVYRLGSREKFTSIVIPSTLPYLVAGMKVGFGLALKVSVVAEIFGVTSGIGYIMNYSREILATQMVFVWALVMILVMLVTDKLVFDAASRRLQRWR, from the coding sequence GTGAGCGGGCGCGAGTGGGCCGGCCGGCTCCACCTGCCGACCGTCGGCGTGGCGGCCGCCGTCCTCGTCGTCTGGTCGCTGCTCTCGTGGCGCTACGGCGCCTATGTCCTGCCGGCCCCGCGCGCGGTGGTGTCCGGCTTCGTCGAGATCCTCAGGAGCGGCGAGATCTGGACGCACACCGCCGCCTCCCTCTCCCGGATCCTGGTGGGCTTCGGCGGCGCCGTGCTGGTGGCGGTGTGCCTGGCGCTGGCGGCCTTCGTGTCCCGGCTGGCCCGCGGGGTGGTGCACGATCTTCTCGCCGTCCTCAACTCGACGTCGGTGTTCGTCTGGATCGTCATCTCGCTCATCTGGTTCGGACTCAGCCACTGGGCGCCGATCTTCACGACCTTCATGATCACGCTCCCCGTGGTGGCCTCGAACCTGGTGGAGGGCGTGGCGAGCGTGGACCGGCGGCTCCTCGAGATGGGCGACGTCTACCGGCTCGGCAGCCGGGAGAAGTTCACGTCCATCGTGATCCCCTCGACGCTGCCCTACCTGGTGGCCGGGATGAAGGTGGGCTTCGGGCTCGCGCTCAAGGTGTCCGTGGTGGCCGAGATCTTCGGCGTGACGTCCGGCATCGGCTACATCATGAACTACAGCCGGGAGATCCTCGCCACCCAGATGGTGTTCGTCTGGGCGCTCGTGATGATCCTCGTCATGCTCGTGACCGACAAGCTCGTCTTCGACGCGGCGAGCCGCCGGCTGCAGCGATGGCGGTGA
- a CDS encoding ABC transporter substrate-binding protein, whose protein sequence is MIRRREFVTGGAAAAGAVVLGAPAVLRAQAKGKVRLAYLQLGWAATEIIHKEDLLGRYGWTAEYSIVAGAPGPLLNQLAARNVDAIDMSFALAAKAFEDGVPLKVTGVATAVLGAIVARKDAGLTKVEDLRGKKVAAIVGTSTFFDIRALTLKGYGLDLQKETQLVTATSPPDMVTMLGKKDVDAIIAWQPITDQVVFRGEGVYLAKQIDLWRKATGRPSGFPVHVCYLASTEFIQKHPSFPKDLNDAQRDAVDIWYKKPARAMEIVGEVTRLPRDVIAVAHRETVRMLSGLPEEQIETLIVQLKLNKEFGFLKSDIWDNPDRIRREFFHRA, encoded by the coding sequence ATGATCCGACGCAGGGAGTTCGTCACGGGAGGCGCCGCCGCGGCAGGGGCGGTCGTGCTGGGGGCGCCGGCGGTCCTCCGCGCCCAGGCCAAGGGGAAGGTCCGGCTCGCCTACCTCCAGCTCGGCTGGGCGGCCACGGAGATCATCCACAAGGAGGATCTCCTCGGCCGCTACGGCTGGACCGCAGAGTACTCGATCGTGGCGGGCGCGCCGGGGCCCCTCCTGAACCAGCTCGCCGCCAGGAACGTGGACGCCATCGACATGAGCTTCGCGCTGGCGGCCAAGGCCTTCGAGGACGGCGTGCCGCTCAAGGTCACGGGGGTCGCGACGGCGGTGCTCGGCGCCATCGTGGCGCGCAAGGACGCCGGGCTCACGAAGGTCGAGGATCTGCGGGGCAAGAAGGTGGCGGCCATCGTCGGGACCTCGACGTTCTTCGATATCCGCGCGCTCACGCTCAAGGGGTACGGGCTCGACCTCCAGAAGGAGACCCAGCTCGTCACCGCCACCTCCCCGCCCGACATGGTGACCATGCTCGGCAAGAAGGACGTGGATGCCATCATCGCCTGGCAGCCCATCACCGACCAGGTCGTGTTCCGCGGAGAGGGTGTGTACCTCGCCAAGCAGATCGACCTCTGGCGGAAGGCGACGGGTCGGCCCTCCGGCTTCCCGGTGCACGTCTGCTACCTGGCGAGCACGGAGTTCATCCAGAAGCACCCGTCGTTCCCGAAGGACCTGAACGACGCGCAGCGGGACGCCGTGGACATCTGGTACAAGAAACCCGCGCGCGCCATGGAGATCGTGGGGGAGGTGACCCGGCTGCCCAGGGACGTCATCGCCGTCGCCCACCGGGAGACGGTGCGCATGCTCTCGGGGCTGCCCGAGGAGCAGATCGAGACGCTGATCGTGCAGCTCAAGCTCAACAAGGAGTTCGGCTTCCTGAAGTCCGACATCTGGGACAACCCGGACCGGATCCGTCGGGAATTCTTTCACCGGGCCTGA
- a CDS encoding TrpB-like pyridoxal phosphate-dependent enzyme has product MAKHADDATTKYVLTESEMPTRWYNIAADLKTPPAPVMHPGTGQPIGPQDLAPLFPMELIKQEVSQERWIEIPDEVRDILRLWRPSPLYRARRLEKALGTPARIYYKYEGVSPAGSHKPNTAVAQAYYNKKEGVTRIATETGAGQWGSALAMACQFFGLQCKVYMVKVSYQQKPYRRVMMETWGAQVVPSPSPDTQAGKKMLEQDPNSPGSLGIAISEAVEDAATREDTKYSLGSVLNHVLTHQTIIGLEAKKQLEKAEDEAENVIACAGGGPNFAGLAFPFVADKLTSGKKTRIVAVEPTACPSLTKGKYVYDFGDTVGMTPLVKMHTLGHTFIPAPLHAGGLRYHGMAPLVCKLYDEKYIEAVAVPQLATFQAAIQFARSEGIIPAPESAHAIRVVIDEALRCKEAGRGQTILFNLSGHGAFDLGAYEAYLAGKLQDYEYPSEKVEAALRDLPQIRG; this is encoded by the coding sequence ATGGCCAAGCACGCGGATGACGCGACCACGAAGTACGTGCTCACCGAGAGCGAGATGCCGACGCGGTGGTACAACATCGCGGCGGACCTCAAGACGCCGCCCGCGCCGGTGATGCATCCCGGCACCGGGCAGCCCATTGGCCCCCAGGACCTGGCACCGCTCTTCCCCATGGAGCTGATCAAGCAGGAGGTCAGCCAGGAGCGCTGGATCGAGATCCCCGACGAGGTGCGGGACATCCTCCGGCTGTGGCGGCCGAGCCCCCTCTACCGCGCGCGGCGGCTCGAGAAGGCCCTCGGGACGCCGGCGCGCATCTACTACAAGTACGAGGGGGTGAGCCCGGCGGGCAGCCACAAGCCCAACACCGCCGTCGCCCAGGCGTACTACAACAAGAAGGAAGGCGTCACGCGCATCGCCACCGAGACGGGCGCGGGACAGTGGGGCTCGGCCCTGGCCATGGCCTGCCAGTTCTTCGGGCTGCAGTGCAAGGTCTACATGGTCAAGGTGTCCTATCAGCAGAAGCCCTATCGCCGCGTGATGATGGAGACCTGGGGCGCCCAGGTGGTGCCGAGCCCGAGCCCGGACACCCAGGCCGGCAAGAAGATGCTGGAGCAGGATCCGAACTCCCCCGGCAGCCTCGGGATCGCCATCAGCGAGGCCGTGGAAGACGCGGCGACGCGCGAGGACACCAAGTACTCGCTGGGCAGCGTGCTCAACCACGTGCTCACCCACCAGACCATCATCGGGCTCGAGGCCAAGAAGCAGCTCGAGAAGGCGGAGGACGAGGCCGAGAACGTCATCGCCTGCGCGGGCGGCGGCCCCAACTTCGCCGGGCTGGCCTTCCCGTTCGTGGCCGACAAGCTGACCTCGGGCAAGAAGACGCGCATCGTCGCCGTGGAGCCCACGGCCTGCCCCAGCCTCACCAAGGGCAAGTACGTCTACGACTTCGGCGACACGGTGGGCATGACGCCGCTGGTGAAGATGCACACGCTCGGCCACACCTTCATCCCCGCGCCGCTCCACGCCGGGGGCCTGCGCTACCATGGGATGGCGCCCCTGGTCTGCAAGCTCTATGACGAGAAGTACATCGAGGCGGTGGCCGTGCCGCAGCTCGCCACCTTCCAGGCGGCCATCCAGTTCGCGAGGAGCGAGGGCATCATCCCCGCGCCCGAGTCGGCGCACGCCATCCGCGTGGTCATCGACGAGGCCCTTCGCTGCAAGGAGGCCGGCCGGGGCCAGACCATCCTGTTCAACCTCTCCGGCCACGGCGCCTTCGATCTCGGTGCCTACGAGGCCTATCTCGCCGGCAAGCTCCAGGACTACGAGTACCCGTCCGAGAAGGTGGAGGCAGCGCTGCGGGACCTGCCGCAGATCCGAGGGTAG
- a CDS encoding VPLPA-CTERM sorting domain-containing protein: MSVLLRTLVVLVLVMTSASGAMAVPAFWTDWTTETAGAPGVLGSLTVGSSTVDVAFSGSYFFAQTSGGTNFWSPGAPYISSTVDNAPPASDIIALGSGGLATITFSEPVEDPLLALVSWNGNVVDFGVPIEILSFGCGFFGCGTPLLNAGSTGFTGAGEVHGVIRLPGAFSSISFTHTSEFWHGLTVGVLGLAEPPPPPPTGVPAPASLVLLGLGLAGLAAARRRKQR; encoded by the coding sequence ATGAGCGTCCTTCTCCGAACTCTCGTAGTGCTGGTGCTGGTCATGACATCCGCGTCTGGTGCCATGGCGGTCCCGGCCTTCTGGACCGACTGGACGACCGAGACAGCCGGGGCCCCGGGAGTCCTGGGTAGCCTGACGGTCGGATCGAGCACGGTCGACGTGGCCTTCAGCGGGTCGTATTTCTTCGCCCAGACGAGCGGCGGCACCAACTTCTGGAGCCCGGGGGCCCCGTACATCAGCTCGACGGTGGACAATGCGCCTCCCGCCTCCGACATCATTGCGTTGGGTTCCGGGGGCCTCGCGACCATCACGTTCTCGGAGCCGGTCGAGGACCCACTCCTGGCGCTGGTGAGCTGGAACGGCAACGTGGTCGATTTCGGGGTGCCGATCGAGATCCTGAGCTTCGGGTGCGGGTTCTTTGGCTGTGGCACGCCGCTCCTGAACGCCGGGAGCACCGGCTTCACGGGGGCAGGCGAGGTGCATGGCGTCATTCGACTGCCCGGTGCTTTCTCGTCCATCTCCTTCACTCACACCAGTGAATTCTGGCATGGCTTGACGGTGGGCGTGCTCGGCCTGGCCGAGCCGCCCCCACCCCCGCCCACGGGCGTTCCCGCACCCGCCTCCCTCGTCCTGCTCGGCCTTGGTCTGGCCGGCCTGGCGGCCGCCCGCCGGCGCAAGCAGCGCTGA
- a CDS encoding HAD-IA family hydrolase: MAPSPSLRRSRPLRAVIFDAGNTLLRMNYSVIAAELLARGRPVTGAAVEEAELRARVRLDRHLGPRARPDAATVASDSTESGTTQGRYLRYILEHLGITDEGEIEALARWRRGYNLPVGLWNVADPGAESALRRVKAAGLVAGVISNSNGSVRSILEATGLAAHLDLIVDSAVVGVEKPDARIFRIGLAEARVAPEEAVYVGDLYSVDVLGARGVGMEAVLLDPRGFWGERDCLQAVDLAAAVGLALHSRPPA, translated from the coding sequence ATGGCCCCCTCACCGTCGCTCCGACGCTCCCGGCCGCTTCGCGCCGTCATCTTCGACGCGGGCAACACGCTGCTGCGCATGAACTACAGTGTCATCGCCGCGGAGCTCCTGGCGCGCGGGCGGCCGGTGACGGGCGCCGCCGTGGAGGAGGCGGAGCTGCGGGCCCGCGTCAGGCTCGACAGGCACCTGGGACCGCGGGCCCGGCCCGATGCCGCCACGGTTGCGAGCGACTCCACCGAGAGCGGGACCACGCAGGGCCGCTACCTCCGATACATCCTGGAGCATCTCGGGATCACCGACGAGGGGGAGATCGAGGCGCTTGCGCGCTGGCGGCGCGGCTACAACCTGCCCGTGGGGCTCTGGAACGTCGCCGATCCGGGGGCGGAGTCGGCGCTCCGGCGCGTAAAGGCAGCGGGGCTCGTGGCCGGGGTCATCTCCAACTCGAACGGCTCCGTGCGCTCCATTCTCGAGGCCACCGGGCTGGCCGCCCATCTCGACCTCATCGTCGACTCCGCGGTGGTAGGGGTGGAGAAGCCCGATGCCCGGATCTTCCGCATCGGGCTGGCGGAGGCCCGGGTCGCCCCCGAGGAGGCGGTCTACGTCGGCGACCTCTACTCGGTGGACGTGCTGGGCGCGCGCGGGGTGGGGATGGAGGCCGTGCTCCTCGACCCCAGGGGTTTCTGGGGCGAGCGCGATTGCTTGCAGGCCGTAGACCTGGCGGCTGCTGTCGGCCTCGCCCTCCACTCGCGGCCCCCGGCCTGA
- a CDS encoding CopD family protein encodes MTALGAGLRWLNLLAGICLVGIFTASLLAGPRLSPTARGWEEGLGRWARRLAALALLSGLGLLAHQSAHLAGRPAAALEVGTWLGVLLETRWGTVWLLRHVLLLLLAALLLLREREASRADWAALRVESWMLGVAALAALGWAGHAAAVEPGALPAALVDMAHLIATGIWLGTLLPLSLFCRAASREAGADSRPCAVLAVRRFSGLALAAILLLLATGAGNMWSQVGGVPALVGTSYGRLLLLKLALVLAILVVARRSRGLLPSLSGEAARVGRPAMAHLGHLVGTEWTLGVLVLVIASTLVATPPARHENPSWPLSFRLSYDAALGPTGPRTRVLVGSQVAVVGLLALVVGALIGRRRGLVLGSGAAATAAGLILALPPMTVDAYPTTYRRPAVAYHAGSVVKGMALYGKHCAECHGAVGQGDGARGSGLAKRPADLTGPHTAAHTAGDIFWWLTHGIPLGGMPGFAAKLGEEERWDLVNFLRCLASSAQARGLGTAVEPERPRVVAPDFAYAAGPEAERSLKEFRGQRAVLLILFSLPGSRDRLVALARYHETLRALGGEILAVPLDGGAGILTRLGGRPPILLPVVTGGSEEITAAYGLFRRTLAPDGLRPDLPVPEHMEILIDRQGYVRARWIPGRAAPGWADPAALFVELQRLGRERPGPLPAEHVH; translated from the coding sequence ATGACCGCCCTCGGCGCCGGCCTGCGCTGGCTCAACCTGCTCGCGGGCATCTGCCTGGTGGGGATCTTCACCGCCTCGCTGCTCGCGGGGCCACGGCTGTCCCCCACCGCCCGCGGCTGGGAGGAGGGCCTCGGGCGCTGGGCGCGCCGGCTCGCCGCCCTCGCGCTCCTCTCCGGGCTGGGGCTTCTCGCGCATCAGTCGGCTCACCTCGCCGGACGGCCCGCGGCTGCCCTCGAGGTCGGGACGTGGCTCGGCGTCCTGCTCGAGACACGCTGGGGCACCGTGTGGCTCCTCCGCCACGTGCTGCTCCTCCTGCTCGCGGCCCTCCTGCTCCTGCGCGAGCGCGAGGCATCCCGCGCCGACTGGGCGGCCCTCCGGGTCGAGTCGTGGATGCTCGGCGTCGCGGCGCTGGCCGCGCTGGGCTGGGCAGGGCATGCCGCTGCGGTGGAGCCCGGCGCCCTCCCCGCCGCGCTGGTGGACATGGCCCATCTCATCGCCACAGGCATCTGGCTCGGCACGCTGCTGCCCCTGAGCCTCTTCTGCCGCGCCGCCTCGCGAGAGGCGGGAGCCGACAGCCGCCCCTGCGCGGTGCTCGCCGTCCGCCGCTTCTCCGGCCTCGCGCTGGCGGCAATCCTCCTGCTCCTCGCGACGGGCGCCGGCAACATGTGGAGCCAGGTGGGCGGCGTGCCCGCCCTCGTCGGGACCTCCTACGGCCGCCTGCTCCTGCTCAAGCTCGCCCTCGTGCTCGCCATCCTCGTCGTCGCGCGCCGCAGCCGCGGGCTCCTGCCGTCGCTGTCTGGGGAGGCGGCCCGGGTGGGCCGCCCTGCCATGGCGCACCTCGGCCATCTCGTCGGCACAGAGTGGACGCTGGGCGTGCTGGTCCTCGTGATCGCCAGCACGCTGGTCGCCACCCCGCCGGCGAGGCACGAGAATCCGTCGTGGCCCCTGTCGTTCCGCCTCTCGTACGACGCCGCCCTGGGCCCGACCGGCCCCCGGACACGCGTGCTCGTCGGCAGCCAGGTGGCCGTGGTGGGCCTGCTGGCGCTCGTCGTGGGCGCGCTGATCGGCAGACGCCGGGGCCTCGTGCTCGGCTCGGGGGCGGCGGCGACTGCGGCAGGGCTCATACTCGCGCTGCCCCCCATGACCGTGGACGCCTATCCGACCACGTACCGGCGTCCCGCCGTGGCCTACCACGCGGGCTCGGTGGTGAAAGGCATGGCGCTCTACGGCAAGCACTGCGCGGAGTGCCACGGTGCTGTGGGGCAAGGCGACGGTGCCCGCGGGTCGGGGCTGGCGAAGCGACCCGCCGACCTCACCGGTCCTCACACGGCCGCGCACACGGCCGGCGACATCTTCTGGTGGCTCACCCACGGCATCCCGCTGGGCGGCATGCCGGGCTTCGCCGCAAAGCTGGGCGAGGAGGAGCGCTGGGATCTCGTCAACTTCCTGCGCTGCCTCGCGTCGTCGGCGCAGGCGCGAGGCCTCGGCACGGCCGTGGAGCCAGAGCGCCCCCGGGTCGTCGCCCCCGACTTCGCCTATGCCGCCGGCCCGGAGGCCGAGCGGAGCCTGAAGGAGTTCCGCGGGCAGCGGGCCGTATTGCTCATCCTCTTCAGCCTTCCCGGCTCCCGCGACCGGCTCGTCGCCCTGGCGAGATACCACGAGACGCTCCGGGCGCTGGGCGGCGAGATCCTCGCCGTCCCGCTGGACGGCGGCGCCGGGATCCTCACCCGCCTCGGCGGGCGCCCCCCGATCCTGCTCCCCGTGGTCACCGGGGGAAGCGAGGAGATCACGGCGGCCTACGGCCTCTTCCGTCGTACCCTGGCTCCCGATGGCCTCCGACCCGACCTGCCCGTGCCGGAGCACATGGAGATCCTGATCGACCGTCAGGGCTATGTGCGCGCCCGCTGGATCCCGGGGCGCGCCGCGCCCGGATGGGCGGATCCCGCGGCCCTCTTCGTCGAGCTGCAGCGCCTCGGCCGCGAGAGGCCGGGCCCGCTGCCGGCCGAGCATGTCCACTGA
- a CDS encoding copper-binding protein: protein MRLWRVVLLLNLALAAGLLLGYLAWGRQIGPLEEELALARQRFAPAGVEQVFTGQGVVRALITELHVVVLSHEDIPGFMPAMTMGFQAQDPELLAAAQVGDLVRFTLRGVPPRLAITRLEKQGQM from the coding sequence ATGAGGCTGTGGCGGGTGGTCCTCCTCTTGAACCTGGCGCTGGCTGCCGGGCTCCTTCTCGGCTATCTCGCCTGGGGCCGTCAGATCGGGCCTCTCGAGGAAGAGCTGGCGCTCGCCCGGCAACGCTTCGCCCCTGCGGGCGTCGAGCAAGTCTTCACCGGCCAGGGCGTGGTGCGCGCGCTGATCACGGAGCTCCACGTGGTCGTCCTCAGCCACGAGGACATCCCCGGCTTCATGCCCGCCATGACCATGGGCTTTCAGGCTCAGGACCCGGAACTGCTCGCCGCGGCGCAGGTCGGCGACCTGGTGCGGTTCACGCTGAGAGGCGTCCCGCCGAGGTTGGCGATCACAAGGCTGGAGAAGCAGGGACAGATGTGA
- a CDS encoding phosphatase PAP2 family protein, with product MTSIDTARWRTVCLASLAAFAALALVALAAGVPPGDAMIRQGLLDGRSPHALEAARWVNHGGTYRVLIPAALLLFALSPVARRHWWLWGAVLAGSGAAETAAKLLVGRPRPTGGSFGFPSGHAIAAAAFAVILIYVVSRERWSRGRRVALGALGLILALGVGWARVMLDAHWPTDVLGGWALGTACAAAAAWWESARLAALGGEP from the coding sequence ATGACATCCATCGACACCGCGCGCTGGCGGACGGTGTGTTTGGCGAGCCTCGCCGCCTTCGCCGCGCTGGCGCTGGTCGCCCTCGCGGCCGGGGTCCCGCCCGGCGACGCGATGATCCGTCAGGGGCTCCTCGACGGCCGGAGCCCGCACGCGCTCGAGGCCGCCCGGTGGGTGAACCATGGCGGGACCTACCGTGTGCTCATCCCGGCGGCCCTGCTGCTATTCGCCCTGTCCCCGGTCGCCAGACGACACTGGTGGCTGTGGGGCGCTGTCCTGGCCGGCTCGGGGGCCGCCGAGACCGCCGCCAAGCTCCTCGTGGGCCGGCCGCGGCCCACCGGGGGGTCCTTCGGCTTTCCCAGCGGCCACGCCATCGCCGCCGCGGCCTTCGCCGTCATCCTCATCTACGTGGTGAGCCGCGAGCGATGGAGCCGGGGGCGGCGCGTGGCCCTGGGGGCCCTGGGCCTCATCCTGGCTCTCGGCGTGGGCTGGGCCCGCGTGATGCTCGACGCCCACTGGCCCACCGACGTCCTGGGAGGCTGGGCGCTCGGCACGGCCTGCGCCGCGGCTGCGGCGTGGTGGGAGAGCGCGCGTCTCGCCGCGCTCGGAGGCGAACCGTGA
- a CDS encoding zinc ABC transporter substrate-binding protein, giving the protein MALALLALGVAGCSEPPTPPSKPLVVATFYPLYEFSRQVTGDRAEVVSLVPPGVEPHDWEPTPQEVARVGRAGLLVYNGAGIEPWVDKLLADAAARPATVNATEGLPLLTGAGGGPPDPHVWLDPVLAQAMVERIMEALKRADPAGAGEYAERARAFQSRLARLHEAYETGLARCARRDIVVSHAAFGYLGARYRLSVVPVMGLAPESEPSPAQLAAIVRFARQRKVKYIFFETLVSPRLAETLAREVGARTLVLNPVEGLTPEQASAGQGYVALMEENLKNLRVALECP; this is encoded by the coding sequence ATGGCGCTGGCGCTCCTGGCTCTCGGCGTGGCCGGCTGCTCTGAGCCGCCCACGCCGCCGTCGAAGCCGCTGGTCGTGGCGACCTTCTATCCCCTCTACGAGTTCTCGCGCCAGGTGACTGGCGACCGCGCCGAGGTCGTCTCGCTCGTCCCGCCCGGGGTGGAGCCCCACGACTGGGAGCCCACCCCCCAGGAGGTGGCGCGGGTCGGTCGCGCCGGCCTCCTCGTCTACAACGGCGCGGGAATCGAGCCCTGGGTGGACAAGCTCCTCGCGGACGCGGCGGCGAGGCCCGCGACGGTCAACGCCACCGAGGGGCTGCCACTCCTGACCGGGGCCGGCGGCGGCCCTCCCGATCCCCACGTCTGGCTCGATCCGGTCCTCGCCCAGGCAATGGTCGAGCGGATCATGGAGGCGCTGAAGCGAGCCGATCCAGCGGGAGCCGGGGAGTACGCCGAGCGCGCCCGCGCGTTCCAGTCGAGACTGGCTCGCCTCCACGAGGCCTACGAGACGGGCCTCGCCCGCTGCGCGCGCCGGGACATCGTCGTCTCCCACGCGGCCTTCGGCTACCTGGGGGCGCGCTACCGGCTGTCGGTGGTGCCGGTCATGGGGCTCGCGCCCGAGTCGGAGCCGAGCCCGGCCCAGCTCGCCGCCATCGTCCGCTTCGCGCGCCAGCGGAAAGTGAAGTACATTTTCTTCGAGACGCTGGTGAGCCCGCGGCTGGCGGAGACGCTGGCCCGCGAGGTCGGGGCCCGGACGCTCGTCCTGAACCCCGTCGAGGGACTCACGCCGGAGCAGGCGAGCGCGGGCCAGGGGTACGTGGCGCTGATGGAGGAGAACCTGAAGAACCTGCGTGTGGCGCTGGAGTGCCCGTGA